One window of the Dermacentor andersoni chromosome 10, qqDerAnde1_hic_scaffold, whole genome shotgun sequence genome contains the following:
- the LOC126545023 gene encoding uncharacterized protein, producing MDIISGSLFQYESKSFPEYFWIYFKLLFPNSYPNNKAPWFRLLVGIWLLSLVVIMGLLNCTLTSTMLVRKTTDYVDSFEDLLRFPKVKIATEKLTYFSRLLKDPVGETFSKLSSRHQEVVGIYQAGPVLESVMDDVLKKKRVMIGTDVMLKSHIADHFVKTGTCRHHVTKGIGGTMNIVMLLRKTLPKEFKRKLDRFITHVNECHAYHKEMEWRLRNYTMCQNEKDDGIKPLVMVDLQGGFLMLVGGLGASLLVLVAEWAFATRTVRRRTKRQTTLRNAPVLTRRALRRRIKLYR from the exons ATGGACATCATTTCGGGGTCCTTGTTTCAATACGAGAGCAAGTCATTTCCCGAGTACTTCTGGATCTACTTTAAGCTGCTTTTTCCTAACA GTTATCCTAACAACAAGGCGCCTTGGTTTCGGCTCCTGGTCGGAATATGGCTCCTGTCTCTGGTAGTCATCATGGGCCTACTCAACTGTACGCTCACTTCTACGATGCTTGTGAGGAAGACAACGGACTACGTGGACAGCTTTGAAGACTTGCTGCGTTTTCCCAAGGTCAAGATCGCCACCGAGAAGCtgacttatttttcgaggctcctgaag GACCCTGTAGGAGAAACCTTCAGCAAACTGAGCAGCCGACACCAGGAAGTTGTAGGTATCTACCAGGCCGGTCCGGTGCTTGAGTCAGTAATGGACGATGTTCTAAAGAAGAAACGGGTCATGATCGGCACGGACGTTATGCTCAAGTCGCACATCGCCGACCACTTCGTCAAAACTGGGACCTGTCGACACCACGTGACCAAGGGAATAGGCGGCACCATGAACATTGTGATGCTCCTCCGGAAGACGTTACCTAAGGAATTCAAGAGGAAACTTGACAGATT CATCACGCACGTGAACGAGTGCCACGCCTACCACAAGGAGATGGAATGGCGCCTCCGCAACTATACCATGTGTCAGAACGAAAAAGACGACGGCATCAAGCCTCTCGTCATGGTCGACCTTCAGGGCGGATTTCTTATGCTTGTGGGGGGACTCGGCGCCAGTTTGCTGGTACTGGTCGCCGAGTGGGCGTTCGCGACGAGAACGGTCAGACGACGAACAAAACGGCAGACGACTCTCAGAAATGCCCCAGTGTTAACGAGACGCGCATTGAGGAGACGTATTAAGCTGTACCGGTAG